In Amycolatopsis coloradensis, one genomic interval encodes:
- a CDS encoding helix-turn-helix transcriptional regulator yields MTTRTVDTTQELAAFLRTRRERLDPDEFGLPSRRRSRRTPGLRREEVAELAGVSIDYVVRLEQARGLRPSAEVVEALARALRLAPDERAYLFDLARRRPRDAGKLATTAAPPLARLVADLSPLPAMLLNHRYDILAWNDEMARLLVDFATLPPSERNAMWLCLKHPVVREFYADRERVVREGIAHLRAAWAAHPDDQALIDLIADFTADREFARLWAERDVKVNGRGRKALRHPEAGELDLHYEVLTPLQDQDQRLVIYRAMAEETRSALDRLFSTWSR; encoded by the coding sequence ATGACGACCCGCACCGTGGACACGACCCAGGAGCTGGCCGCGTTCCTGCGGACCCGGCGTGAACGCCTGGACCCGGACGAATTCGGCCTGCCGTCGCGCCGTCGGTCCCGGCGGACCCCGGGGCTGCGCCGCGAAGAGGTCGCCGAACTGGCCGGGGTCAGCATCGACTACGTCGTGCGTCTGGAACAGGCACGCGGGCTGCGTCCCTCGGCGGAAGTGGTGGAAGCGCTGGCGCGGGCATTGCGCCTGGCCCCCGACGAACGCGCCTACCTGTTCGACCTGGCCCGGCGGCGACCTCGCGACGCCGGCAAGCTCGCCACCACGGCGGCGCCGCCGCTGGCCAGGCTGGTCGCCGATCTGTCGCCGCTGCCCGCGATGCTGCTGAACCATCGTTACGACATCCTGGCCTGGAACGACGAAATGGCCAGGCTGCTGGTGGACTTCGCCACGTTGCCGCCGTCGGAGCGCAATGCGATGTGGTTGTGCCTCAAGCATCCCGTGGTGCGCGAGTTCTACGCGGACCGGGAACGGGTCGTGCGGGAGGGGATCGCCCATCTGCGCGCCGCCTGGGCCGCGCATCCGGACGATCAGGCCTTGATCGACCTCATCGCCGACTTCACCGCCGACCGGGAATTCGCGCGGCTGTGGGCCGAACGCGACGTCAAGGTCAACGGCCGCGGGCGCAAGGCGTTGCGGCATCCCGAGGCCGGCGAGCTGGACCTGCATTACGAAGTGCTCACGCCGCTTCAGGATCAGGATCAGCGGCTGGTGATCTATCGCGCCATGGCCGAAGAAACCCGCTCGGCGCTGGACCGGTTGTTCAGCACCTGGTCTCGGTGA
- a CDS encoding metalloregulator ArsR/SmtB family transcription factor, which translates to MTSENGRTRTPVAVTLLMAEPAAVVDPGDAETAAKLFKALSDPVRIRLLSLVRHSPGGEACFCDLAEEFDMPQPSLSHHLRVLVSAGILERERRGTWSWYSVVPEPLETLGTLLRSGGPLADRPARLTETRC; encoded by the coding sequence GTGACGAGCGAGAACGGACGCACCCGGACGCCGGTCGCGGTGACCCTGTTGATGGCCGAGCCCGCGGCGGTCGTCGATCCCGGAGACGCCGAGACGGCCGCGAAGCTGTTCAAGGCGCTGTCGGATCCCGTCCGGATCCGTCTGCTGTCACTGGTGCGGCACTCCCCCGGCGGCGAGGCGTGTTTCTGCGACCTCGCCGAGGAGTTCGACATGCCCCAGCCCTCGCTCAGCCATCACCTGCGCGTCCTGGTCTCCGCCGGCATCCTCGAACGGGAACGGCGTGGCACCTGGAGCTGGTACAGCGTCGTCCCCGAGCCGCTCGAAACGCTGGGGACCCTGCTCCGCTCGGGCGGGCCGCTCGCCGACCGGCCCGCCCGGCTCACCGAGACCAGGTGCTGA
- a CDS encoding arsenate reductase ArsC — protein sequence MTRKPEVLFVCVHNAGRSQLAAALLQHYSLGRIAVRSAGSEPADKVNPAAAAALAEWGLDITAEVPSKLSTEDVEASDVVITMGCGDTCPVFPGKRYLDWPLEDPAGQGVDAVRPIRDEIDRRVRGLVAEILDA from the coding sequence ATGACCCGCAAGCCCGAGGTGCTGTTCGTGTGCGTGCACAACGCCGGCCGCTCCCAGCTGGCCGCCGCGTTGCTGCAGCACTACTCGCTCGGCAGGATCGCCGTCCGGTCCGCGGGTTCCGAACCCGCGGACAAGGTGAATCCCGCTGCCGCCGCCGCGCTGGCCGAGTGGGGATTGGACATCACCGCCGAGGTGCCGAGCAAGCTGTCCACTGAGGACGTCGAAGCGTCCGATGTGGTGATCACGATGGGTTGTGGTGACACCTGCCCGGTGTTCCCCGGCAAGCGCTACCTCGACTGGCCGCTGGAGGATCCCGCGGGCCAGGGTGTCGACGCCGTCCGCCCGATCCGTGACGAGATCGACCGCCGCGTCCGTGGCCTGGTCGCCGAAATCCTCGACGCCTGA
- the arsB gene encoding ACR3 family arsenite efflux transporter: MTRTAQEAGPDVLHKLSFLDRFLPVWIIVAMGAGLLLGSVIPGLQGVLDAVKIGQVSLPIALGLLLMMYPVLAKVRYDRLDTVTKDKRTMVLSLLLNWILGPALMFALAWLMLPDLPEYRTGLIIVGLARCIAMVIIWNDLACGDREAAAVLVALNSVFQVIMFGVLGWFYLDLLPGRLGLDTTNIDFSPWEIALSVVIFLGIPLAAGYLSRRVGERTKGRDWYEGAFLPKIGPIALYGLLFTIVILFALQGDTITSRPFDVARIALPLLVYFAIMWIGGYLLGKASGLSYERTTTLAFTAAGNNFELAIAVAIGVFGVTSGQALAGVVGPLIEVPVLVALVYVSLWLRKRWSAKAPSA, translated from the coding sequence GTGACTCGAACCGCCCAAGAGGCCGGCCCCGACGTGCTGCACAAACTGTCCTTTCTGGACCGGTTCCTCCCGGTCTGGATCATCGTCGCGATGGGCGCCGGGCTGCTGCTGGGCAGCGTGATCCCCGGCCTGCAAGGGGTACTGGACGCGGTGAAGATCGGGCAGGTGTCACTGCCGATCGCGCTCGGTCTGCTGCTGATGATGTATCCGGTGCTGGCGAAGGTCCGCTACGACCGGCTCGACACCGTGACCAAGGACAAGCGCACGATGGTGCTTTCCTTGCTGCTCAACTGGATTCTCGGTCCCGCGCTGATGTTCGCGCTCGCCTGGCTGATGCTGCCCGATCTGCCCGAGTACCGGACCGGGCTGATCATCGTCGGTCTCGCCCGGTGTATCGCGATGGTGATCATCTGGAACGACCTCGCCTGCGGTGACCGCGAGGCCGCGGCCGTGCTGGTCGCGCTGAACTCCGTGTTCCAGGTGATCATGTTCGGGGTACTCGGCTGGTTCTACCTCGATCTGCTGCCCGGCCGGCTGGGCCTGGACACCACGAACATCGACTTCTCGCCGTGGGAGATCGCGCTCAGCGTCGTCATCTTCCTCGGGATCCCGCTCGCCGCCGGCTACCTGTCCCGCCGTGTCGGGGAACGGACCAAGGGACGTGACTGGTACGAGGGCGCGTTCCTGCCCAAGATCGGCCCGATCGCGCTGTACGGGCTGCTGTTCACCATCGTGATCCTGTTCGCCTTGCAGGGCGACACCATCACTTCCCGGCCGTTCGACGTCGCCCGGATCGCGCTGCCGCTGCTGGTGTATTTCGCGATCATGTGGATCGGCGGCTATCTGCTGGGCAAGGCGTCCGGGCTGTCGTACGAGCGCACCACGACGCTGGCTTTCACGGCCGCGGGCAACAACTTCGAACTCGCGATCGCCGTCGCCATCGGGGTCTTCGGCGTGACATCGGGGCAGGCTCTCGCCGGGGTCGTCGGCCCGCTGATCGAAGTGCCCGTGCTGGTCGCCCTGGTGTACGTCAGCCTCTGGCTGCGGAAACGCTGGTCCGCCAAGGCTCCGTCCGCATGA
- a CDS encoding ArsO family NAD(P)H-dependent flavin-containing monooxygenase: MSGSVRVVVVGGGQAGLAAAYHLRRAGLDFVVLDAQARPGGAWLHGWDSLRLFSPAQHSSLPGRPMPPYSGPGYPTAEHVVEYLAAYEKRYELPIRRSEPVTDVFRDGARFTVRTDTGEWSAEAVISATGTWWRPFLPLMPGGFTGRQLHTVDYRNPEEFAGQDVVVVGGGNSGAQIAADLAGTANLTWVTRRPPRYLPDHIDGKALFDVATRRRQALETGEADTGGVAGLGDIVAVPSVREARDAGLLRPRAMFARLGPDGPVWTDGTRRHADAVIWCTGFRPALSHLASLRLRTTRGRIPTEGTRVVAEPRLHLLGYGDWTGPASATLIGVGMTARAAVADLTAMPETGGGDL; this comes from the coding sequence ATGAGCGGTTCCGTGCGGGTGGTGGTCGTCGGCGGTGGCCAGGCCGGTCTCGCCGCCGCCTACCACCTGCGCCGCGCCGGTCTGGACTTCGTCGTCCTCGACGCCCAAGCCCGGCCGGGCGGCGCCTGGCTCCACGGCTGGGACTCGCTGCGCCTGTTCTCTCCGGCGCAGCACAGTTCCCTGCCGGGCCGGCCGATGCCGCCCTACTCGGGGCCCGGGTATCCGACCGCCGAGCATGTCGTCGAGTACCTCGCGGCGTACGAAAAACGCTACGAACTCCCGATCCGTCGCTCGGAGCCGGTGACCGACGTGTTTCGTGACGGCGCTCGATTCACGGTGCGCACCGATACGGGGGAGTGGAGCGCCGAGGCTGTCATCAGCGCCACCGGCACCTGGTGGCGTCCTTTCCTTCCCCTCATGCCCGGCGGGTTCACCGGACGTCAACTGCACACCGTCGACTACCGGAATCCGGAGGAGTTCGCGGGCCAGGACGTCGTGGTGGTCGGCGGCGGCAACTCCGGCGCCCAGATCGCCGCCGACCTCGCGGGTACGGCGAACCTGACCTGGGTCACCCGCCGCCCGCCGCGGTACCTGCCGGACCACATCGACGGCAAGGCCCTCTTCGACGTCGCGACCCGGCGCCGCCAAGCCCTCGAAACCGGTGAGGCCGACACGGGCGGAGTCGCCGGGCTGGGCGACATCGTCGCCGTCCCGTCCGTCCGCGAGGCCCGTGACGCGGGCCTGTTGCGGCCGCGTGCGATGTTCGCCCGCCTCGGCCCGGATGGTCCTGTGTGGACAGACGGCACCCGCCGGCACGCGGACGCGGTCATCTGGTGCACCGGGTTCCGGCCCGCGTTGAGCCATCTCGCGTCGTTGCGGTTGCGTACCACCCGCGGTCGCATCCCCACCGAAGGCACCCGCGTGGTGGCCGAGCCGCGGCTGCACCTTCTCGGCTACGGCGACTGGACCGGTCCCGCCTCGGCCACGCTCATCGGCGTCGGCATGACCGCCCGGGCCGCGGTCGCCGACCTCACAGCAATGCCGGAGACCGGCGGCGGCGACCTGTAG